Within Wyeomyia smithii strain HCP4-BCI-WySm-NY-G18 chromosome 2, ASM2978416v1, whole genome shotgun sequence, the genomic segment TGCCATGTATAACTAAATATCTCACTATTTTTAGATACCAACGCGCCAAATCCGTGGATATCCTTCCAAACTAAACTAATCTTATGTGGCACCCTAGCCGAGTCTTTCAATCCCTAGGCTGAATACCAAGATGTCTTTCCACGTTTCAACTCTGAATGTAATTCTTTCGATTTCACTGGCTTTACGATGCCTCCGGGGTGTTTCGTTTCGACACAAATTAGCCGTACGGCTCTTGCACTTAATTCTAGTCACTGTCGTGTACTTAATGTAGCAATTGGAAGTAGGTTTCATCTCGTTACGACTGCAATAGGTTTTTTTTAGAGTAAGCTATTTTTTGTCGTAAGATTGTAATGGAAAAGTTTAATTACTGCATCAAATGTCGTGAAATTTCATTAATGTAAATTTACAGTGCACATTTACAACAGAATCAATAATACAAAGAATATACAGCAATTGTGTACAAAACTTTATTAAACTAGATGGAAACGTAAATAAACAGATTTCACCACCGTGTTTGCAAATCGTCAGTCCTTTGTTTCTCTTGGTGTGCTTTCGATGACTTCCTTTTGGTTCACCTGAATGCGTCGTTTTTTCGAATAGTGTTCAATGCGGTTCTCTAGACTCTCtgaaaatcgaacaaaaaaattaattaggaACAAACATCGATTATTAATGCACTTTTGATTCTTACCACATTTTTTACGTTCCATCAATGGTATGTATTCCTTACGTTGGACTCCTTGAAGAAGACTGGCAGCCTGAAAATTGGGTGTAGGTAGAGTTTCGAAGTGTCGACCATATATCACATGCAGAGATTTGAGCATTTCCCGACACATAGTTGATCTGGAAAGAGCGAGCAGAACATCAATTCGCTTGGTTTTGACACGTAATAAAAGTTTAACATACTTAACGCTACTGGCAGCCCACAGCGCCTGAAGTTCGGCAATCGTCCGCGAGAGGCTTTCCTCCTCGTAAACCCAATCCCGTAAGTCCGATTCCCCATCCACATTGTCATCTTCCTCAACGATTGGCGCATTTTTATCGAACAATTCCGGATCAAAAGTGCCTTTCCTACGAAACTCACATTCGTACAGGTTGAGAGGCATATCATTAGCCAGACTATACTGCGGTTTGCGAGGATTACTCTCAACATCAAGCAATTCTCGGATCACATTAGGTTTCTCCTTCCCCTGCCCGACTAAAATAAGAATTGCCATAATGCATCGAACCTGATGCCAGAGAAAAGCTTTCCCGCGCAATTCAAAATACAGCATATCGTAGCTGGATTCCTCTCCGTCTTTTCGTGACTCCTTAATAAAAGCATAATGTATATTCCTCGTAAACGTAACCACTCCGTTTCCTACGTCCATTTTGCACAAGTTCCGGAAGTCGTGCAAACCCACCAGAAACCGGCAAGCCTCTTGCATTGCCGCTACATCCAATTCCCCTCGAGGGAAAAAATACCGATATGTTCGAGAGCTACAGTCAAAGCGAGCACTATAGACCGGATTTACCATGGGCATCCAAGCAATACACCGGATGTCTGGTGGAAGAACGCGATTTAACAATTGGCAATAGTTGAGCTCTGCAGTGATCGATTCCGGCTCCAGCTGTTTGTCTAATGGAAACTTTGAGCGCACATCTAAGCTGACAACTTGATGAAACGCGCTGACTCCCTTGTCGGTGCGACCACATCGGTGGTAGTTTGAAGATTCCCGATTTTCTATCAAGCAAACGCGGGTAAGCGCATTGAATAGGTGATACTCTACGAAAAGATTATTAGATCACAGTAAAGTCtattttacttaaaaaaaacttaccaatGGTATTCGCTGAGTCTTCCTGCGAGGCATATCCATGATAGTCCCATCCCAAGTAGAAAAAACGCAGCAAAATATGTCGTTTGTGGCATCTAAAAACGAAATATACTGAATGCCAGTTAGAATtttaaagtttctaaaaatgacttactttgaaaaatcaaaacTCCGGTGCTTCTTCTGGCGAGTGACGCATTCTACCGTCTTTGAGCCCGTTGTTttctgaattatattttttaactgGAAATTTTGTGACTCCAGCTGAATAATTCTATCAACGAGTTGCTGTAATCAAGCAATTGAATTGAATCAAtcataataatattattatttatttataaaataaatatgagaATCATAACAGTAGtataataaactttttttttcattacgaTATTCTGTTCACACAAGATTAAGCTGATTGAAATAATATTGAGTTAACCATAGGACTATAAAAACTAGCAGGAATTTATTACAAAATCGTTTCAGTTGAAAGTGACTAAGAAACAAagtaaataaattttgaaatatttatttatattattaactATGAAAAATTAATACTTTTCATTGTCAGCAGTACAATAGTATAGTTGATAAATCAACCCAGTTAAATTGACTGCTGAGAATATTTGAGGAATGATCCTTGTAgttaattttctattttatatTAGATCTCTCCTACCTCTTTTGAAAAAGCCTTCAATTCCTCTCGCGAGTGTCGCTTAGTCTTTTTCACTACTTGCACGGAATAATCCATTTTCCACTAATTTATTACGTTTATTCAGTGTTTTGCAAGAAAAtgcacatttttaaaaatattaactgCCTGCAAGGATGTAAACAATATTTACATCCCTATCCGAAAACATGTGTATGACAGCTGGCTGCGTGCTGAGCTCGTTGAAAGAGTATCTACACTACACGTAACAACTTAAACTctttttaaggggtaatatccaccataTGCtcaaaaacaaggctttttcatgattttataTTAAAGGaaatttgagatgtaaggtatatacataatatatcgttggatgcaactcttggagaatagaaaaaaaaattattggcaCTTATTTTACAAAATGATGGCTGTGGAGCGATTGCCGTAAActgctttttttttaagttcttccgcagcgagcagtagaagtcgaccccaactccacctataaccaaaacaaaaaaattttcattatttacaTAAGTGCTACTAGTGATGTACACATGActatatatttttagaatttttcttcgcaaaatggcaacggtttgggaaaaaaaatgcttttcgacaaaaaaatcgacttcaattgtttatccagctttctacgagcggtaatggcggacagtgcacgcagctcaTTTTGACGTTCTCTGTAGGTCAAagaattttcaatcgcaataacggagtagaaaatataacaacgtcgtaacgtagcctggcaacttcaacaaacaatgggcgttttgttatttaaatttcatcGTGCACAtgcgtggatcaaaataaataaaggtGTTTTtttgaagttgctatgctaaGTTGCAAAATTCTTATGTTgttcactccgttactgcgattgaaaatcacccgacctacagaaaacgtcaaaatgggctgcgtgcactgtccgccattaccgctcgtggaaagctggataccttttgttgttgttagtcaatcgctaaaatcgtgtgtacttcactagataatctaatgaagaagctacagttaaagtttcaagtcaatcggatgtaaactttttcagttctactgttCGCcggttttgaaaacatggttttgagaaaaacacgtttaaagtttcaaaatgctataaatctcaaCAATcacaataataaagcccctaatatttttttaccttcagtcagctatctctgcgccgtaaagttgtccttcccgggctttattttcctcttcgtcctttttttatctgatgtaaggggccgttcccaaaccacgtggtcatattttgatcactctttatacgcccccccccccccccgtggtcttccgtggtgttttggccaacctccccccccccccttacgactttaaccacgtggttttTTCATTCGTCAAGTGCCAAAAACTCGCTTGAATTATTTTCTATTATTacactttcagtacattctatatttctaaaatgcaaaaacttAATTCTTGACCTGGTggtaacaataaattataaatttagaaaatctataccgagtgtcttagcagagtgatttaagaaatcaaaaaaagtaattatcggtttccgttagactctactataAATTTgggaaatattgaaattcagtccgcacaAATATATaattcgactgtgacatacagtcatcctcagtgcttatgtggactggtaaagagcaaagcgttattcctgttttttatttgtagtaggtaaaatgaaaattcagcaCTCTTAAttatatatttgcgcagactgaattttaatatttattccccaattttctagtagagtctaacggaaaccgataattactttttttgatttttaaaaattataagtcaggaaaaaagaccacgtggtcatttcgttaacccccccaccccgtgcgtggtctttcgtggtcttttcatAAACACCACCCCCTCCCGCCCCCCTCttcatgaccacgtggtttaggaacagcccctaaggctgcgcctaccctctttcgcgatatcagacatgctgAGCGACGTTGACGCGTTTGGCGTTCGACCCCACGCATAACTCAAACTTGtaactcatatttaagtactttagaatataactcacagttaaatagtataga encodes:
- the LOC129721554 gene encoding tRNA pseudouridine(38/39) synthase; translation: MDYSVQVVKKTKRHSREELKAFSKEQLVDRIIQLESQNFQLKNIIQKTTGSKTVECVTRQKKHRSFDFSKCHKRHILLRFFYLGWDYHGYASQEDSANTIEYHLFNALTRVCLIENRESSNYHRCGRTDKGVSAFHQVVSLDVRSKFPLDKQLEPESITAELNYCQLLNRVLPPDIRCIAWMPMVNPVYSARFDCSSRTYRYFFPRGELDVAAMQEACRFLVGLHDFRNLCKMDVGNGVVTFTRNIHYAFIKESRKDGEESSYDMLYFELRGKAFLWHQVRCIMAILILVGQGKEKPNVIRELLDVESNPRKPQYSLANDMPLNLYECEFRRKGTFDPELFDKNAPIVEEDDNVDGESDLRDWVYEEESLSRTIAELQALWAASSVKSTMCREMLKSLHVIYGRHFETLPTPNFQAASLLQGVQRKEYIPLMERKKCESLENRIEHYSKKRRIQVNQKEVIESTPRETKD